One genomic window of Pecten maximus chromosome 3, xPecMax1.1, whole genome shotgun sequence includes the following:
- the LOC117324584 gene encoding mucin-2-like — protein MGDLALVLCSYKVLSRGALCAERCKCSPAKCIQCTPTLSHTNHSVTPTLSHTNPSVIPTLSHTNPQSHQHSVIPTLSHTNPQSHQPSVTPTLSHTNTQSYQPSIIPNLQAHQPSVTQTTQSHLPLSHTNTQPYQPLSHTNTRSYQPSVTTALSHTKPQSHQPLSHTNTQSYQSSVTPTLSHTNPSVTPILGHTNPQSHHPCHTNPSVIPTLSHTNFQSHQPSVTTALSHTNPQSYLTSVTPTLSHTNPQSHQPSVTTALSHTNPSVIPTPQSHQHSVTPTLSHTNPQSYQSSVTPALSHNSPQSQQPSVTLTLSHTNPQSHQPSVTPAPQSHQHSVIPTLSHTNPHSYQPSVIPTPQSHQPSVTPTLTHTNPQSYQPLNHTNTQSHQHSITPTLSHTNPQHTNPSVTPTLSHTNPQSHQPSVTPTLSHTNPQSQQPSVTPTLSHTNPSVTPTLNHTNPQSQQPSVTPTLSHTNPQSHQPLSHTNPQSYQLSVTPTTQSHLTLRHTNPSVTPTLSHTNTQSHQPLSHTNHQSHQSSVTPALSHTNTQSHQPSVTLTLSHTNPQSYQPLSHTNPQSYQPSVTPTLSHIDPSVTPTLSHTNPQSYQPLSHTNPQSHQPSVTPTLSHTNPSVTPTLNHTNPQSQQPSVTPTLSHTNPQSHQPLSHTNPQSYQPSFIPSLSHTNPHSYQHSVTLTLSHTNPQSYQPLSHTNPQLHQPSVTSTHSHTNPHSHQPSVIPTLSHTNPSVTPTLSHANPPSYQPSVIVTPFISHTNPLFSVTCQSNKTSSILQDRSWHIRVYGPVIFF, from the exons ATGGGCGATTTGGCCTTGGTGCTTTGTAGCTACAAAGTACTCTCCCGTGGGGCACTGTGTGCAGAGCGGTGCAAGTGCAGCCCTGCAAAGTGCATTCAAT GCACACCAACCCTCAGTCACACCAACCACTCAGTCACACCAACCCTCAGTCACACCAACCCCTCAGTCATACCAACACTCAGTCATACCAACCCTCAGTCACACCAACACTCAGTCATACCAACACTCAGTCACACCAACCCTCAGTCACACCAACCCTCAGTCACACCAACACTCAGTCACACCAACACTCAGTCATACCAACCCTCAATCATACCAAACCTTCAGGCACACCAACCCTCAGTCACACAAACCACTCAGTCACACCTACCCCTCAGTCATACCAACACTCAGCCATACCAACCCCTCAGTCACACAAACACTCGGTCATACCAGCCCTCAGTCACAACAGCCCTCAGTCACACCAAACCTCAGTCACATCAACCCCTCAGTCACACCAACACTCAGTCATACCAATCCTCAGTCACACCAACCCTCAGTCACACCAACCCCTCAGTCACACCAATCCTCGGTCATACCAACCCTCAATCACACCATCCCTGTCATACCAACCCCTCAGTCATACCAACCCTCAGTCACACCAACTTTCAGTCACACCAACCCTCAGTCACAACAGCCCTCAGTCACACCAACCCTCAGTCATACCTAACCTCAGTCACACCAACCCTCAGTCATACCAACCCTCAGTCACACCAGCCCTCAGTCACAACAGCCCTCAGTCACACCAACCCCTCAGTCATACCAACCCCTCAATCACACCAACACTCAGTCACACCAACCCTCAGTCACACCAACCCTCAGTCATACCAATCCTCAGTCACACCAGCCCTCAGTCACAACAGCCCTCAGTCACAACAGCCCTCAGTCACACTGACCCTCAGTCACACCAACCCTCAGTCACACCAGCCCTCAGTCACACCAGCCCCTCAGTCACACCAACACTCAGTCATACCAACACTCAGTCACACCAACCCTCACTCATACCAACCCTCAGTCATACCAACCCCTCAATCACACCAACCCTCAGTCACACCAACCCTCACTCATACCAACCCTCAGTCATACCAACCCCTCAATCACACCAACACTCAGTCACACCAACACTCAATCACACCAACACTCAGTCACACCAACCCTCA ACACACCAACCCATCAGTCACACCAACACTCAGTCATACCAATCCTCAGTCACACCAGCCCTCAGTCACACCAACACTCAGTCACACCAATCCTCAATCACAACAGCCCTCAGTCACACCAACCCTCAGTCACACCAACCCCTCTGTCACACCGACCCTCAATCATACCAATCCTCAATCACAACAGCCCTCAGTCACACCGACCCTCAGTCACACCAACCCTCAGTCACACCAGCCCCTCAGTCACACCAACCCTCAGTCATACCAACTCTCAGTCACACCAACTACTCAGTCACACCTAACCCTCAGACACACCAACCCCTCAGTCACACCAACCCTCAGTCACACAAACACTCAGTCACACCAACCCCTCAGTCACACCAACCATCAGTCACACCAATCCTCAGTCACACCAGCCCTCAGTCACACCAACACTCAGTCACACCAACCCTCAGTCACACTAACCCTCAGTCACACCAATCCTCAGTCATACCAACCCCTCAGTCACACCAACCCTCAGTCATACCAACCATCAGTCACACCAACCCTCAGTCACATCGACCCCTCAGTCACACCAACCCTCAGTCACACTAACCCTCAGTCATACCAACCCCTCAGTCATACCAACCCTCAGTCACACCAGCCCTCAGTCACACCAACCCTCAGTCACACCAACCCCTCTGTCACACCGACCCTCAATCATACCAATCCTCAATCACAACAGCCCTCAGTCACACCGACCCTCAGTCACACCAACCCTCAGTCACACCAGCCCCTCAGTCACACCAACCCTCAGTCATACCAACCCTCATTCATACCATCCCTCAGTCACACCAACCCTCACTCATACCAACACTCAGTCACACTAACCCTCAGTCATACCAACCCTCAATCATACCAACCCCTCAGTCACACCAACCCTCAGTTACACCAACCCTCAGTCACATCAACCCATAGTCACACCAACCCTCACTCACACCAACCCTCAGTCATACCAACCCTTAGTCACACCAACCCCTCAGTCACACCAACACTCAGTCACGCCAATCCTCCGTCATACCAACCCTCAGTCATAGTCACACCATTTATCAGTCATACCAATCCCTTATTCTCTGTAACATGTCAAAGCAACAAAACTAGCAGTATTCTCCAAGACAGGAGTTGGCATATACGTGTATATGGACCAGTGATATTCTTTTAA
- the LOC117324662 gene encoding calmodulin, with amino-acid sequence MADQLTEEQIAEFKEAFSLFDKDGDGTITTKELGTVMRSLGQNPTEAELQDMINEVDADGNGTIDFPEFLTMMARKMKDTDSEEEIREAFRVFDKDGNGFISAAELRHVMTNLGEKLTDEEVDEMIREADIDGDGQVNYEEFVTMMTSK; translated from the exons ATG GCAGATCAACTAACAGAAGAACAAATAGCAG aattcaAAGAAGCTTTCAGCTTGTTTGACAAGGATGGAGATGGTACCATCACAACAAAAGAATTGGGAACAGTCATGAGGTCTCTAGGCCAAAACCCAACAGAAGCTGAATTGCAAGACATGATCAATGAAGTTGATGCTGATG GAAACGGCACAATAGACTTCCCAGAATTCCTCACAATGATGGCACGGAAAATGAAGGACACCGACAGTGAAGAAGAAATCCGTGAGGCATTCCGTGTATTTGATAAAGATGGCAATGGCTTTATCAGTGCAGCTGAATTACGACACGTAATGACAAATTTAGGAGAAAAACTAACAGACGAGGAAGTTGATGAAATGATCCGGGAAGCTGACATTGATGGTGATGGACAAGTCAATTATGAAG